Proteins from a genomic interval of Thermoanaerobacterium thermosaccharolyticum DSM 571:
- a CDS encoding NAD(P)/FAD-dependent oxidoreductase, translating into MKVAIIGAGIAGLACAHELERLGITCILFERKNMIGTIQPNIGSFFNMEDRPIKDPINYFRHTHGILLTPVERMTTIIMHSPKYKSVVKGNHGYFFLRSKDMNSLDNQLARDVKSKINFNSDPDFKELSREYDYVVVATGNSSVLEKLTEWRTTVTTWIKGATVLGNFEPHTAELWFNTDYARSGYGYLMPFDKSRASLVLITTYTQHGELDDLWQLFLHNEGLNYEIVETYEFDLNTGIAKEHKIDNLYFVGNAAGFIDPLLGLGAFHALESGIFAARSIATGKDYEKMVKVITDKLNVLSDYRDKLDKFKNSDYDRMVKILGMPIIRHVIYDTNIDVIKYAHPIIRFFK; encoded by the coding sequence ATGAAGGTTGCCATAATAGGAGCTGGGATAGCAGGTCTTGCATGTGCCCATGAGCTTGAAAGATTGGGTATAACGTGCATATTGTTTGAGAGAAAAAACATGATAGGTACAATACAGCCAAATATAGGTTCTTTTTTTAATATGGAAGATAGGCCAATTAAAGACCCTATAAATTATTTCAGACATACACATGGTATTTTGTTAACTCCTGTAGAAAGGATGACTACGATCATCATGCACTCTCCTAAATACAAATCGGTAGTCAAAGGCAATCATGGATATTTTTTTTTAAGAAGCAAAGATATGAATTCACTTGATAATCAGTTAGCAAGAGACGTAAAGTCAAAGATAAACTTTAACTCTGATCCAGACTTTAAAGAACTTTCAAGGGAATATGATTATGTTGTCGTTGCAACTGGCAATTCAAGTGTATTAGAGAAACTTACAGAGTGGAGGACAACAGTGACAACGTGGATTAAAGGTGCAACTGTATTGGGAAATTTCGAACCACACACAGCAGAACTTTGGTTTAATACAGATTATGCCCGTTCAGGGTATGGCTATCTTATGCCGTTTGATAAAAGCAGAGCTTCGTTGGTACTTATAACGACATATACACAGCATGGTGAACTTGATGATTTATGGCAGCTATTTCTACACAATGAAGGATTAAATTATGAGATTGTGGAAACATATGAGTTTGATCTTAACACAGGCATAGCAAAAGAGCATAAGATTGACAACTTGTATTTTGTAGGAAATGCCGCAGGATTTATCGATCCTCTTTTAGGGCTTGGAGCATTTCACGCATTGGAAAGCGGTATTTTTGCGGCTAGGTCTATTGCGACCGGCAAAGATTATGAAAAAATGGTTAAAGTGATTACGGATAAGCTGAATGTGCTTTCGGATTACAGAGATAAACTGGATAAGTTTAAAAACAGCGACTACGATAGAATGGTGAAAATATTAGGCATGCCTATTATAAGGCATGTAATTTACGATACAAACATCGATGTGATAAAATATGCACATCCAATCATCCGCTTTTTCAAGTAA
- a CDS encoding type II toxin-antitoxin system Phd/YefM family antitoxin: MIVNATEFKTRAGKYLDIVEKEEIIITRNGKEVAKLVPIRKEGTPNADFLYGLLSNFENKDVTKEQIRDKRVNEKYK; the protein is encoded by the coding sequence ATGATAGTTAATGCCACAGAATTCAAAACAAGAGCAGGAAAATACTTGGATATTGTGGAAAAAGAGGAGATAATAATAACACGAAATGGTAAAGAAGTAGCAAAATTAGTGCCTATAAGAAAAGAAGGCACTCCAAATGCTGATTTTTTGTATGGCTTATTATCAAATTTTGAAAATAAAGATGTAACAAAAGAACAAATTCGAGATAAAAGGGTAAATGAGAAATACAAATAA
- a CDS encoding type II toxin-antitoxin system VapC family toxin, whose translation MKILIDTNVILDVLLKREPFAEDAYAIFKMADEKTIMAYISAFAVTDIYYFINKNLNHDTCLKAIKALFNIMNVVSVTKQDIEKAMTFSEFNDLEDALQLQSLKKVKGNFIITRDEKFQRLTDKAISPRDFVQRVLKSFKDESLPK comes from the coding sequence ATGAAAATATTGATTGACACAAACGTTATACTTGATGTACTACTAAAAAGAGAGCCTTTTGCTGAGGATGCATATGCTATATTTAAGATGGCAGATGAAAAAACTATAATGGCTTATATATCTGCTTTTGCGGTTACAGACATATATTATTTTATTAATAAAAATCTTAATCATGACACTTGTTTAAAGGCTATTAAAGCATTATTTAATATTATGAATGTCGTGAGTGTAACAAAGCAAGACATTGAAAAAGCAATGACCTTTTCAGAATTTAATGATTTAGAAGATGCCTTACAACTGCAATCGTTAAAAAAGGTTAAAGGCAATTTTATAATAACGAGAGATGAAAAATTTCAAAGGTTGACTGATAAGGCAATTTCACCAAGAGATTTTGTACAAAGGGTACTAAAAAGTTTTAAAGATGAAAGCCTGCCAAAATAA
- a CDS encoding FAD-dependent oxidoreductase, producing the protein MRVAIIGAGSAGLTAAIRLESYGIKPDIFERKSKVGDTFNHVAGLLNVINRPINDPLDYLKNNFDVNIEPLNNINRIVMHGPTVTRTVTSRRLGYFLLKGQGATSVESQLYKKLKTNVNFNVHADYKNLKEAYDYVIVATGNHQIPNELGCWHTLVKTRLKIAEVIGKFDPNALTMWMNTAYCKSGYVYLAPFDDRRAVLALIVPYITKEEIDKYWENFLKIEKIGYDIISVCDYEHISGNSFPHTYENLYFIGNAGGAIEPFLGFGQFASILGGALAAKSIATGCNFENEMAYLTNANIKLLEFRKAIDTVDNDKIDRLVKFLTTPLIKQLIYDTNFNIIKYSSFLIRYAVNELFRF; encoded by the coding sequence ATGAGAGTAGCTATAATAGGAGCAGGCTCAGCAGGTTTAACCGCAGCCATAAGGCTTGAATCATATGGTATTAAGCCGGATATATTTGAGAGAAAATCGAAAGTCGGCGATACATTCAATCATGTTGCAGGACTTTTAAATGTAATAAATAGACCAATAAATGATCCGCTGGATTATTTAAAAAATAATTTTGACGTAAACATTGAACCATTAAACAACATAAACAGGATTGTGATGCATGGACCAACAGTTACACGCACAGTAACCAGTAGAAGATTGGGCTATTTTTTGTTGAAGGGGCAGGGTGCCACATCTGTAGAAAGCCAGCTTTATAAAAAATTGAAGACAAATGTAAATTTTAATGTTCATGCGGATTATAAAAATTTAAAAGAAGCATATGATTATGTTATAGTAGCAACAGGGAATCATCAGATACCAAATGAATTAGGCTGCTGGCATACGCTTGTCAAGACAAGGCTTAAAATAGCGGAAGTTATAGGCAAATTCGATCCCAATGCTCTTACAATGTGGATGAATACAGCCTACTGCAAAAGTGGTTACGTGTATTTGGCACCGTTCGACGATAGAAGGGCCGTTCTTGCATTGATTGTGCCGTACATTACAAAAGAAGAGATAGACAAATATTGGGAAAATTTCTTAAAGATAGAGAAAATAGGCTATGATATTATAAGTGTATGCGATTATGAGCATATATCTGGGAATAGCTTTCCACACACATATGAAAATTTGTATTTTATAGGAAATGCAGGTGGGGCGATTGAACCATTTTTAGGATTCGGACAGTTTGCATCAATTTTAGGTGGAGCATTGGCTGCCAAAAGCATTGCCACAGGCTGCAATTTTGAGAATGAAATGGCTTATTTGACGAATGCTAATATAAAGCTATTGGAGTTTAGAAAAGCTATTGATACTGTAGATAATGATAAAATTGATAGGCTTGTAAAGTTTTTGACTACACCTTTAATAAAGCAGTTAATTTATGATACAAATTTTAATATAATTAAATACTCTTCATTTTTAATACGATATGCTGTAAATGAGTTATTTAGATTTTAA
- a CDS encoding PPC domain-containing DNA-binding protein: MGYINIDVKRRFMGRFKYDNDLLQEINTFITSENIRSGEIRIIGAVKKARFGYFNQSTKEYKFIEKNEHMEILSAIGNISLKNGKPFPHVHITLADKDGNVFGGHLMEGTKIFAAEFVIVDYGENSLERVDDEFTGLQLWNL, encoded by the coding sequence ATGGGATATATCAACATAGATGTCAAAAGAAGATTTATGGGGCGCTTTAAATACGATAATGATCTTCTACAAGAGATAAATACTTTTATAACAAGCGAAAATATCAGATCGGGAGAAATAAGGATAATTGGAGCAGTCAAAAAAGCCAGATTCGGCTATTTCAACCAATCTACAAAAGAATACAAATTCATCGAAAAAAACGAACACATGGAAATATTAAGTGCCATAGGAAATATTTCTTTAAAAAATGGCAAACCTTTTCCGCATGTACATATAACATTGGCAGACAAAGACGGAAATGTGTTTGGTGGACACCTGATGGAAGGTACAAAAATATTCGCTGCTGAATTTGTAATAGTTGACTACGGTGAAAATAGCCTTGAGAGAGTAGACGACGAGTTTACCGGACTTCAGCTCTGGAATCTCTAA
- a CDS encoding carbohydrate ABC transporter permease: MNSETALNNTQLKMDKGYRKRELRRRVNLAIRYTILTVGALIMLYPIIWLIGASFKTNSEIFSSISFIPKRIDFTPYIKGWITGTQYTFATYYLNTFKYVIPKVIFTVISSVLTAYGFSRFNFPFKKPLFAILISTMFLPQIVLRIPLYLFWKQLHLLDTFIPLYANDIFAAEAFFVFMIIQFMRGIPKELDEAAKIDGCNSFTILTRILLPVITPAIVSVTIFQFMWSMNDFMGPLIYISSVSKYPVSIALKMAMDATSGNFEWNKIIAMSVIALIPSIVVFFSAQKYFVEGISTSGLKG, encoded by the coding sequence ATGAATAGTGAAACTGCTTTAAACAATACGCAGCTTAAGATGGATAAAGGGTACAGAAAAAGAGAGCTTAGGAGGAGGGTAAACTTAGCAATAAGGTATACCATTTTGACTGTTGGTGCACTTATAATGCTATATCCAATTATTTGGCTTATAGGAGCATCGTTTAAAACAAATAGCGAAATATTTTCTTCAATTAGCTTTATACCAAAAAGGATTGACTTTACACCGTATATAAAAGGATGGATAACAGGTACCCAATACACATTTGCTACGTATTATTTAAATACTTTTAAATATGTGATTCCTAAAGTAATTTTTACGGTCATTTCATCTGTTTTGACTGCTTATGGGTTTTCAAGATTTAATTTTCCATTTAAAAAGCCGTTATTTGCTATACTGATTTCTACTATGTTTTTGCCACAGATTGTATTGAGAATACCGCTTTATCTATTTTGGAAGCAATTGCACTTACTTGATACGTTCATTCCACTGTACGCCAATGATATATTTGCAGCAGAAGCATTTTTCGTATTTATGATTATACAGTTTATGAGAGGTATACCAAAAGAGCTTGATGAAGCGGCAAAGATCGATGGATGCAATTCATTCACTATATTGACAAGGATATTATTGCCTGTCATAACGCCAGCAATAGTATCTGTTACAATATTCCAGTTTATGTGGTCTATGAATGACTTTATGGGTCCACTTATCTATATATCTTCTGTCAGCAAATATCCTGTTTCGATAGCATTAAAAATGGCAATGGATGCTACATCAGGTAACTTTGAGTGGAATAAGATTATAGCGATGTCAGTAATTGCTCTTATACCTTCAATAGTGGTATTTTTCTCAGCGCAGAAGTATTTTGTTGAAGGCATATCTACAAGCGGTTTGAAAGGTTAG
- a CDS encoding LacI family DNA-binding transcriptional regulator, with translation MSVTIKDIAKLANVSHTTVSRALNDSPQIKEETKAKIKEIARKLNYVPNYNAKSLVLNKSYNIGLFFSTIFKGTSPSFFYETVRGVNSVIKKNYNLIIRGIDEYKDYSSIEKNRFDGIILTSQSESDNEFMYYVLRKNIPLVVLNREVNEKSVVNILSEEKTGAYNAVKFLIEKGHKDIAIIEGKEGFKSTIDRKDGFLKALIESKILINNDYIVSGEYDIESGYSAMNKLLKLPKIPTAVFCSNDDMAVGAIKAIYEKGLRVPNDISVIGFDDSEFCRYIIPALTTVRKPIKEVSQKGAEKLMNMLENNENDGERIYIPTILKIRDSVAELK, from the coding sequence ATGAGCGTTACAATAAAAGATATAGCAAAACTTGCAAATGTTTCACATACTACAGTGTCCAGAGCATTAAATGACAGCCCACAGATAAAAGAAGAGACAAAGGCTAAGATCAAAGAAATTGCGAGGAAGCTTAATTATGTTCCAAATTACAATGCTAAAAGTTTGGTGCTTAATAAGTCTTACAACATAGGGCTGTTCTTTTCTACGATTTTCAAAGGAACTTCTCCTAGCTTTTTCTATGAGACTGTTCGAGGTGTTAATAGCGTAATTAAGAAAAACTACAATTTGATAATAAGAGGAATAGACGAGTACAAAGATTACTCGTCTATTGAAAAAAACCGTTTTGATGGAATCATTCTCACAAGTCAAAGTGAAAGTGATAATGAATTTATGTATTATGTATTGCGAAAAAATATACCTTTAGTCGTTTTGAATAGAGAAGTTAACGAAAAGTCGGTTGTAAACATACTAAGCGAAGAAAAAACAGGTGCGTACAATGCAGTTAAATTTCTAATAGAAAAAGGCCACAAAGATATAGCTATAATAGAAGGTAAAGAAGGATTTAAATCTACTATAGATAGAAAAGACGGTTTCTTAAAGGCGCTTATCGAGAGCAAAATTCTAATAAACAATGATTATATTGTAAGCGGTGAATACGACATAGAAAGTGGATACAGCGCCATGAATAAGTTATTGAAATTGCCTAAAATACCTACAGCCGTATTTTGCTCCAATGATGATATGGCAGTTGGTGCGATAAAAGCTATTTACGAAAAAGGCCTTAGAGTACCTAATGATATATCTGTGATTGGGTTTGATGATAGCGAATTTTGCAGATATATAATTCCTGCCTTGACGACGGTAAGGAAACCTATAAAGGAAGTAAGCCAAAAAGGTGCTGAGAAGTTGATGAATATGCTGGAAAACAATGAAAATGATGGAGAGAGAATATATATACCTACAATACTAAAAATAAGGGATTCTGTTGCAGAATTAAAATGA
- a CDS encoding carbohydrate ABC transporter permease has translation MENKRIGLLYILPWLIGLLIFTIYPFVTSLILSFTNYNIINAPKFIGIQNYVNMFRDSTFWTSFTATLEYVVITVPLKLTFSLFIAFILNYKLKGINFYRTAYYVPSILGGNIAIAVLWKFVFANTGLVNQFLGLFGIKPVGWFSTGLGAIFTISALRVWEFGSTMVIFLAGLKDIPQELYEAAAVDGAGKIKTFFKVTIPLLTPIIFFNLVMQLIQAFQEFNGPYMITQGGPLYKTYLLPMMIYDNSFKFFNMGYGSAISWFLFIIIMIFTMFVFSSSKYWVFYSDEGGGES, from the coding sequence ATGGAAAATAAGCGTATAGGGTTATTGTATATACTGCCGTGGCTAATTGGTCTTTTGATATTTACAATATATCCTTTTGTAACTTCTTTAATATTGAGTTTTACAAATTATAATATTATTAATGCGCCAAAATTTATTGGTATTCAAAATTATGTAAATATGTTTCGTGACAGCACATTCTGGACGTCATTTACTGCAACATTAGAGTATGTTGTTATTACTGTTCCACTTAAGTTGACTTTCTCACTTTTTATAGCTTTTATTTTAAACTATAAATTAAAAGGTATAAATTTTTACCGCACAGCATATTACGTACCATCAATTTTAGGCGGTAATATAGCTATAGCAGTTTTGTGGAAGTTTGTCTTTGCAAATACTGGACTTGTTAATCAGTTCTTAGGCTTATTTGGGATTAAACCAGTAGGATGGTTTTCAACAGGTTTAGGTGCAATATTTACTATAAGTGCTTTAAGAGTGTGGGAGTTTGGCTCAACAATGGTAATATTCCTTGCAGGATTAAAAGATATACCGCAGGAGCTTTATGAAGCTGCAGCAGTTGACGGTGCAGGAAAGATTAAAACTTTCTTTAAAGTTACTATTCCACTTTTAACGCCTATTATATTCTTCAACCTTGTAATGCAGCTTATACAAGCATTCCAAGAATTCAATGGGCCTTACATGATAACACAAGGTGGACCACTTTATAAGACTTATCTTTTACCTATGATGATATACGATAATTCATTTAAGTTCTTTAACATGGGCTATGGCAGTGCTATATCATGGTTCCTCTTCATAATAATAATGATATTTACGATGTTTGTATTCTCGTCGTCTAAGTACTGGGTATTCTATTCAGATGAAGGAGGAGGAGAGTCATAA
- the uxaC gene encoding glucuronate isomerase, producing the protein MKKFMDEDFLLNNETAVKLFHDYASKSPIFDFHCHLNPKDIYEDIRFKNITEVWLYGDHYKWRLMRSNGVDERYITGDADDYSKFLEFAKTIPMAIGNPVYHWTHLELQRYFGINELLNEKTAPVIWEKVNSMLNSSEFSVKNIIKKSNVKILCTTDDPTDSLEYHKLLKEDDNFDVKVLPAFRPDKGINIDKDDFKDWVKKLGEVCGKAIESYDDYLDALNSRLEFFDSYGCRLSDHALDFVAYEESTKEEVDEIFKKALKGEKLSQIEVDKYKTSVLQFLGKRYKELGWAMQLHIAALRNTNTRMFKKLGPDTGYDSINDVNIAYPLSKLLDSLESTGSLPKVILYTLNPKDNYVLAALMGSFQGEGIPGKMQFGSAWWFNDNIDGMTEQMKTLANVGLLSKFVGMVTDSRSFLSYPRHEYFRRILCNLIGEWVEKGEVPDDIGLLGKIVQDISFNNAVNYFGV; encoded by the coding sequence ATGAAAAAGTTTATGGATGAAGATTTCCTTCTAAATAATGAAACTGCTGTTAAACTATTTCATGATTATGCATCAAAATCGCCTATTTTTGATTTTCATTGCCACCTGAATCCTAAAGATATCTATGAAGACATAAGGTTTAAAAATATTACTGAAGTTTGGCTATATGGCGATCACTACAAATGGAGACTTATGAGAAGCAATGGAGTAGATGAAAGGTATATTACAGGTGATGCAGATGATTATAGCAAATTTTTAGAATTTGCTAAAACGATACCTATGGCTATTGGCAATCCTGTTTATCATTGGACACATTTAGAGCTTCAAAGGTACTTTGGTATAAATGAGCTTTTAAATGAGAAAACGGCTCCAGTGATATGGGAAAAAGTTAATTCTATGTTAAACAGCAGTGAATTCAGCGTAAAAAATATTATAAAAAAATCCAATGTAAAGATATTGTGTACAACAGATGACCCAACAGATAGCCTCGAGTATCATAAGCTTTTAAAAGAAGATGATAACTTTGACGTAAAGGTTTTGCCTGCATTTAGACCTGATAAAGGTATAAATATTGATAAAGATGATTTTAAAGATTGGGTTAAGAAGCTTGGTGAAGTATGTGGCAAAGCTATTGAAAGTTATGATGATTACTTAGATGCTTTAAACAGCAGATTGGAGTTTTTTGATAGCTATGGATGCAGATTGTCAGACCATGCATTGGACTTTGTGGCTTATGAAGAAAGTACAAAGGAAGAAGTCGATGAAATATTCAAAAAGGCATTAAAAGGCGAGAAGTTGTCTCAGATTGAAGTAGATAAATACAAGACAAGTGTTCTTCAGTTCTTAGGAAAGAGATATAAAGAGCTGGGCTGGGCGATGCAGCTTCACATAGCAGCACTGAGAAATACAAATACGAGAATGTTTAAAAAGTTAGGTCCTGATACTGGCTATGATTCCATAAATGACGTAAATATTGCATATCCACTTTCGAAGCTTCTAGATTCATTGGAGAGTACAGGATCTCTTCCTAAAGTTATTTTATATACATTGAATCCTAAAGATAATTATGTTTTAGCAGCTTTGATGGGCAGTTTTCAAGGTGAAGGTATTCCGGGTAAGATGCAGTTTGGCTCTGCATGGTGGTTTAATGACAACATAGATGGAATGACAGAGCAGATGAAGACACTTGCTAATGTAGGGCTTCTAAGCAAGTTTGTTGGAATGGTTACTGATTCAAGAAGTTTTCTATCTTATCCAAGACATGAATATTTCAGAAGAATATTGTGCAATTTGATTGGCGAATGGGTAGAAAAAGGAGAAGTGCCTGATGACATAGGTTTATTGGGTAAGATAGTTCAAGATATATCATTTAATAATGCAGTAAATTATTTTGGAGTTTAG
- a CDS encoding L-lactate dehydrogenase, with product MSKVAIIGSGFVGATSAFTLALSGTVTDIVLVDLNKDKAIGDALDISHGIPLIQPVNVYAGDYKDIEGSDVVVVTAGAAQKPGETRLDLVKKNTSIFKSMIPELLKYNDKAIYLIVTNPVDILTYVTYKIAKLPWGRVFGSGTVLDSSRFRYLLSKHCNIDPRNVHGRIIGEHGDTEFAAWSITNISGITFNEYCNLCGQACNTNFREEVENEVVNAAYKIIDKKGATYYAVAVAVRRIVECIIRDENSILTVSSPLNGQYGVRDVSLSLPSIVGKNGVARILDLPLADYEVEKFRRSASVMADVIKQLDI from the coding sequence ATGAGTAAAGTGGCCATAATAGGTTCAGGATTTGTAGGTGCTACATCTGCATTTACATTGGCTCTAAGTGGGACTGTGACAGACATTGTTTTAGTAGATTTAAACAAGGACAAGGCGATAGGCGATGCACTGGACATAAGCCACGGTATACCGCTTATACAGCCTGTAAATGTGTATGCTGGCGACTACAAGGATATTGAGGGCTCTGACGTAGTAGTTGTAACAGCAGGTGCGGCTCAAAAGCCAGGAGAGACTAGGCTGGACCTTGTAAAAAAGAACACATCTATATTCAAGTCCATGATACCTGAACTTTTAAAATACAATGATAAAGCTATATACCTGATTGTAACAAATCCTGTTGATATATTAACGTATGTTACATACAAAATAGCGAAACTTCCGTGGGGACGTGTATTCGGTTCAGGTACTGTCCTTGACAGTTCTCGATTTAGGTATCTTTTAAGTAAACATTGCAATATTGATCCTAGAAATGTACATGGAAGGATAATTGGAGAACACGGCGATACGGAATTTGCGGCGTGGAGTATAACAAATATTTCAGGAATAACATTTAATGAGTACTGCAATTTGTGCGGACAAGCTTGCAATACAAATTTTAGAGAAGAAGTGGAAAATGAAGTTGTTAATGCGGCTTATAAAATTATAGATAAAAAGGGTGCCACGTATTATGCTGTGGCTGTAGCAGTAAGAAGAATAGTTGAGTGTATCATAAGGGATGAAAATTCAATTCTTACAGTTTCATCTCCATTAAACGGTCAATACGGTGTAAGAGATGTATCTTTAAGCTTGCCATCAATTGTGGGCAAAAATGGTGTTGCAAGGATTCTGGATTTGCCTTTGGCTGATTACGAAGTTGAGAAATTTAGACGTTCGGCAAGTGTAATGGCAGATGTAATAAAACAACTGGATATATAA
- a CDS encoding LysM peptidoglycan-binding domain-containing protein has product MPYCPSGRYYTIAPGDTLWLISQKINRPVEDIIKENPGIDPNRLMVGQVICLPPIIPYGKTTECPTGIYWEVAPGDTLYKIAKTVGTTVDKILALNPYIDPDNLMVGQVICLPSPG; this is encoded by the coding sequence ATGCCATATTGTCCATCAGGAAGGTATTACACAATTGCGCCAGGAGATACGCTGTGGCTTATATCGCAAAAAATAAATAGGCCTGTAGAAGACATAATAAAAGAGAATCCAGGCATAGATCCTAATAGGCTAATGGTGGGGCAAGTAATATGTCTGCCACCCATAATTCCTTATGGCAAAACCACTGAATGTCCAACAGGGATATACTGGGAAGTAGCACCAGGTGATACACTTTATAAAATTGCAAAAACTGTAGGTACGACTGTCGATAAAATATTGGCGCTAAATCCTTACATTGATCCTGACAATCTTATGGTAGGTCAGGTGATATGCTTGCCTTCACCAGGATAA
- a CDS encoding glycoside hydrolase family 88/105 protein translates to MKTIDKFIDNYIKNYHSYKESWNYEDGCVLKGAWDLYKATGNEKFKLFVLNYLDEFISEDGNIKGYKPYNHHLDDINSGKILFDVLELTNEEKYRKAIESIFNQIKMQPRTNEGNFWHKDIYPYQVWLDGLYMVMPFYVKYIKDFGNIDEVNDILNQFLNVRRRMWNEEKRLYYHGYDESKKEAWADKKTGVSPNFWGRAEGWFVMALVDVLEEMNEKMESEKNTLARILKEAIDGLLMYQDKNSGMWYQVLDKGNEKGNYLETSATLMISYSILKGVRLHILPLGYKEFGIRAFDGTVGKYLVEDEGKLRLGGICGVAGLGNNPYRDGSYDYYISEKVVYDDPKGVGALMMAYSEVLNFK, encoded by the coding sequence TTGAAAACGATTGATAAATTTATTGATAATTATATAAAAAATTATCATAGCTATAAGGAATCATGGAATTATGAAGACGGATGCGTTTTGAAAGGTGCATGGGATTTATATAAGGCTACAGGCAATGAAAAATTCAAATTATTCGTTTTGAATTATCTTGATGAATTTATCAGTGAAGATGGCAACATTAAAGGCTACAAGCCATATAATCACCATTTAGATGACATAAATTCGGGGAAGATATTATTTGACGTTCTTGAATTGACCAATGAAGAAAAGTATAGAAAGGCTATAGAAAGTATTTTTAATCAAATTAAAATGCAGCCCAGGACTAATGAAGGAAATTTCTGGCACAAAGATATATATCCGTATCAAGTGTGGCTTGATGGGTTGTATATGGTAATGCCCTTCTATGTTAAGTATATCAAGGATTTTGGCAATATTGATGAAGTTAATGATATTTTAAATCAATTCTTAAATGTAAGAAGACGCATGTGGAATGAAGAGAAAAGACTTTACTACCATGGATACGATGAAAGCAAAAAAGAAGCATGGGCAGATAAAAAAACTGGTGTTTCTCCGAATTTTTGGGGAAGAGCAGAAGGTTGGTTTGTAATGGCCCTTGTAGATGTACTGGAAGAAATGAACGAAAAAATGGAATCTGAAAAAAATACACTTGCAAGAATTCTTAAAGAGGCTATTGACGGACTTTTAATGTATCAGGATAAAAATAGTGGTATGTGGTATCAAGTTTTAGACAAAGGAAATGAAAAAGGAAATTACCTGGAGACTTCTGCAACTCTTATGATATCTTACAGCATATTAAAGGGAGTAAGACTCCACATCCTGCCATTAGGATATAAGGAATTTGGAATTAGGGCTTTTGACGGCACTGTAGGGAAATACCTTGTAGAAGATGAAGGAAAATTAAGACTTGGTGGCATATGCGGTGTTGCTGGATTAGGAAATAACCCTTATAGAGATGGAAGTTACGATTATTATATATCAGAAAAAGTTGTGTATGATGATCCTAAAGGTGTAGGAGCATTGATGATGGCGTACAGTGAAGTTCTAAATTTCAAATAA